A DNA window from Pseudarthrobacter sp. W1I19 contains the following coding sequences:
- a CDS encoding RNA polymerase sigma-70 factor — MDADAGSTDELETAASIFAEVRPRLFGIAYRMLGSVSEAEDIVQETWVRWQTCDRSLVRHAPAFLATTATRLAINVGQSARVRRETYVGPWLPEPVDTSADPELGALHGEALEFAVLLILEKLSPTERAAYVLRQAFDYPYEQIAEVIQQTEGNARQLVSRARKRLAEEKRAEVSVSEQRQLLEAFLAAARTGNLAALEALFAADVVSYSDGGGKVRASKFPVVGRERVAKYYQAFASRFWVGVDTQPFMANGRPSARLVQDGVVFAVVTLTASADGIDRLLWTMNPDKLSGVTRVGA; from the coding sequence ATGGATGCCGACGCCGGGTCAACGGACGAATTGGAAACGGCAGCCTCGATTTTCGCTGAGGTCCGTCCTCGACTCTTCGGGATCGCCTACCGCATGCTCGGCAGTGTCAGCGAGGCGGAGGACATTGTCCAGGAGACGTGGGTCCGATGGCAGACCTGCGATCGCAGCCTGGTTCGGCATGCGCCGGCGTTCCTGGCGACCACCGCCACCCGGCTAGCCATCAATGTCGGGCAGTCGGCACGTGTCCGTCGTGAGACGTATGTGGGTCCCTGGCTGCCCGAGCCTGTGGACACCAGCGCCGACCCCGAACTGGGCGCCTTGCATGGTGAAGCGCTCGAGTTTGCGGTGTTGCTGATACTGGAAAAATTGTCGCCGACCGAACGGGCAGCGTACGTACTCCGGCAAGCGTTCGACTACCCGTATGAGCAGATCGCCGAGGTCATCCAACAGACAGAAGGGAATGCCCGCCAGTTGGTCAGCCGGGCGCGGAAACGCCTTGCTGAAGAGAAACGCGCCGAGGTGAGCGTGAGCGAGCAGCGGCAACTGCTGGAGGCATTCCTTGCTGCTGCCCGAACCGGAAACCTGGCCGCGCTGGAGGCACTGTTCGCCGCCGACGTCGTCAGTTACTCCGACGGCGGTGGCAAGGTCCGGGCTTCCAAGTTCCCTGTTGTCGGACGGGAACGGGTGGCGAAGTACTACCAGGCGTTCGCGTCGCGTTTCTGGGTTGGCGTGGATACCCAGCCTTTCATGGCTAACGGCCGGCCCTCCGCACGGCTGGTCCAGGACGGGGTGGTGTTTGCGGTGGTGACGCTCACGGCGTCTGCCGATGGAATTGATCGGCTGTTGTGGACCATGAATCCGGACAAACTCTCCGGCGTGACGAGGGTTGGCGCCTAA
- a CDS encoding SDR family oxidoreductase, whose amino-acid sequence MKIVVIGGTGLIGKQVVEILSSQCHEAKAASPSTGVDSVTGQGLDEVMVGADVVVDLTNTADFDEKVVVPFFSTSSRNLLAAEKKAGVRHHVALSVVGTDRIGVGYFAGKTAQEKAVREGGVPYTILRATQFFEFIPLIADAGTRDGSVYVTNHLMQPMAAADVARIVAETAVSPAIDGVLEMAGPERAGLDEFASRVLAARNDSRPVVTDTQAGYFGIPIEETSIVPVGESRIGDITLKEWLNSTSPAGL is encoded by the coding sequence ATGAAAATCGTTGTAATCGGCGGCACTGGCTTGATCGGCAAGCAGGTTGTGGAGATCCTCAGCAGTCAATGCCATGAGGCGAAAGCGGCGTCCCCTTCCACCGGGGTGGATTCCGTCACCGGCCAGGGACTGGATGAGGTGATGGTGGGGGCGGACGTCGTCGTCGACTTGACCAACACCGCCGATTTCGATGAGAAGGTAGTGGTTCCCTTCTTCTCCACTTCATCCCGCAACCTTCTCGCTGCCGAGAAAAAGGCCGGCGTGCGGCATCATGTGGCTCTCTCGGTTGTGGGAACCGACCGCATCGGCGTCGGCTATTTCGCCGGAAAAACTGCACAGGAGAAGGCAGTTAGGGAAGGCGGAGTGCCGTACACCATCCTGCGGGCTACTCAATTCTTCGAGTTCATCCCGCTCATCGCCGATGCCGGAACACGCGACGGCTCGGTGTACGTGACAAATCACCTGATGCAGCCGATGGCCGCCGCCGACGTTGCCCGCATAGTGGCGGAGACGGCCGTCTCGCCCGCGATTGACGGCGTCCTTGAAATGGCGGGCCCTGAGCGCGCTGGACTCGATGAATTCGCGAGTCGGGTTCTCGCGGCCCGCAATGATTCCCGCCCAGTGGTCACTGATACCCAAGCCGGCTACTTCGGCATACCGATCGAAGAGACCAGCATCGTTCCCGTGGGTGAATCCCGCATCGGGGACATCACCCTCAAGGAGTGGCTGAACTCGACGTCCCCGGCCGGTCTGTAG
- a CDS encoding SDR family oxidoreductase yields MKVVVIGGTGLIGSKLVSKLREHGHEAVAASPDSGVNTLTGEGLADVLQGADTVVDVSNSPSFADAAVLDFFTTSTRNQLAAEKEAGLGHHVALSVVGTERLAESGYFRAKIAQEKLIKESGVPYSIVHATQFFEFVKSIAQAATEGNTVRLSPALIQPMAAEDVATAVARTAVGTPQNATVEVAGPEQFGLDELIRKGLSFRGDPREVVTDPTARYFNAMLQDGELLPGSEATIYNTRFEEWLNQQ; encoded by the coding sequence ATGAAGGTCGTAGTTATCGGCGGTACCGGCCTTATTGGCTCGAAACTGGTCAGCAAGCTCCGCGAACACGGACACGAAGCAGTGGCCGCTTCCCCTGACTCGGGGGTGAACACGCTCACCGGCGAAGGCCTTGCGGACGTGCTGCAGGGAGCCGACACCGTAGTCGACGTGTCGAATTCGCCCTCGTTTGCAGATGCGGCCGTGCTGGATTTCTTTACCACCTCCACCCGCAACCAGCTCGCCGCGGAGAAGGAGGCCGGCCTGGGGCACCACGTCGCCCTGTCGGTGGTGGGCACCGAGCGCCTGGCCGAGAGTGGCTACTTCCGGGCGAAAATCGCGCAGGAGAAGCTCATCAAGGAATCAGGCGTCCCGTATTCGATTGTTCATGCGACGCAGTTTTTCGAGTTCGTGAAAAGCATCGCCCAGGCCGCGACCGAGGGAAACACTGTTCGCCTGTCACCCGCCCTGATCCAGCCCATGGCCGCAGAGGACGTGGCCACCGCGGTTGCACGCACCGCCGTCGGGACTCCGCAAAACGCCACCGTTGAGGTGGCCGGTCCCGAGCAGTTCGGCCTTGATGAGCTCATCCGCAAAGGCCTCAGCTTCCGTGGCGACCCCCGCGAGGTTGTCACTGACCCCACCGCGCGCTACTTCAACGCCATGCTTCAGGACGGAGAACTGCTTCCCGGAAGCGAAGCGACCATTTACAACACCCGCTTCGAAGAATGGTTGAACCAGCAGTAG
- a CDS encoding alpha/beta fold hydrolase, with the protein MSTFVLVPGAGGAAWYWSRVVPLLQRAGHEAVAVDLPGDDESAGLPEYTNLVLEAIGERQDVVLVAQSLGAFTAPLVCNRAAIRELILVNAMIPVPGETPGAWWENTGWAVAQQSAAKAQGYGTEFDVGTYFLHDVPRDVAAEGEKHQRSEANAVFESVCNFDEWPKIPIRILAGEADRFFPIDFQRRVARERLGLEPDVVPGGHLLALANPEAVANYLIQDMP; encoded by the coding sequence GTGAGTACCTTCGTTCTGGTCCCAGGTGCAGGCGGCGCGGCCTGGTACTGGAGCCGTGTGGTCCCCCTGCTTCAAAGAGCCGGCCACGAAGCAGTCGCCGTCGACCTACCCGGTGACGACGAAAGCGCCGGTCTGCCCGAATATACGAACCTGGTTCTCGAGGCGATCGGTGAGCGCCAGGACGTGGTGCTCGTCGCTCAGTCGTTGGGCGCCTTCACAGCGCCGCTGGTCTGCAACCGGGCGGCTATTCGAGAGCTTATCCTCGTCAATGCCATGATCCCCGTCCCGGGCGAGACTCCCGGTGCATGGTGGGAGAACACCGGGTGGGCTGTGGCGCAGCAAAGCGCGGCGAAAGCCCAAGGGTACGGTACCGAGTTCGACGTCGGCACCTACTTCCTGCACGATGTCCCACGGGACGTCGCCGCCGAAGGAGAAAAGCATCAACGCTCCGAGGCAAATGCAGTCTTCGAATCAGTGTGCAATTTCGACGAATGGCCCAAAATTCCAATCCGAATACTCGCCGGAGAGGCAGATCGGTTCTTTCCGATCGACTTCCAGAGACGAGTCGCCCGCGAACGCCTCGGGCTGGAGCCGGACGTCGTGCCCGGTGGCCACCTTCTGGCACTGGCAAACCCGGAGGCCGTGGCCAACTACCTGATCCAAGACATGCCCTGA
- a CDS encoding ketopantoate reductase family protein, which translates to MRILVVGAGATGGAFGTLLQEAGRDVTYLVRPRKQEVLSRDGLRFVSPTGDRTHAVKTITGPDASGAFDLILVTVKATAFDGVVGEIGAFAGPGTSIIPILNGMAHVERLEHLYPGQVLGGLARIVATLDGDVVRQQTTLTSLTVGGLNGNPVPGEVAQALDVPTIAFSVVDAIVGALWEKWAFIAAAGIVNCLFRAPVGRILDAGGEPRILEAIHETEAVAAAAGHPVSDAGHAQAVGLLTEPGSAFTSSLYRDLSAGLPSEAEHILGDLARRARDLNVPTPLLDLTLIQIRASPQP; encoded by the coding sequence ATGCGGATACTCGTCGTCGGAGCAGGAGCAACAGGTGGGGCGTTCGGAACGCTCCTGCAGGAGGCAGGACGGGACGTCACGTACCTGGTGCGGCCACGCAAGCAGGAGGTCCTCAGCCGCGACGGATTACGCTTCGTCTCCCCCACCGGTGACCGGACGCACGCAGTGAAAACCATCACCGGCCCGGACGCGTCAGGAGCGTTCGATCTGATCCTCGTAACGGTCAAAGCCACGGCCTTCGATGGCGTTGTGGGTGAAATCGGCGCTTTCGCCGGGCCAGGAACCAGCATCATTCCCATCCTTAATGGCATGGCTCACGTGGAGCGCCTCGAGCATCTGTACCCGGGTCAGGTCCTGGGCGGTCTGGCCCGGATCGTCGCCACTCTCGACGGCGACGTGGTCCGCCAGCAGACAACCCTGACGTCCCTCACCGTCGGCGGGTTGAACGGCAACCCCGTCCCTGGGGAGGTTGCCCAGGCACTGGACGTCCCCACCATCGCCTTCTCGGTGGTTGACGCCATCGTCGGCGCCCTCTGGGAGAAATGGGCATTCATCGCCGCCGCGGGGATTGTCAATTGCCTCTTCCGGGCACCCGTCGGACGGATCCTGGACGCCGGCGGTGAGCCGAGGATTCTGGAGGCCATCCATGAAACGGAAGCGGTAGCGGCGGCGGCAGGACATCCCGTATCGGACGCCGGCCACGCACAGGCCGTTGGTTTACTCACCGAGCCCGGATCAGCCTTCACGTCCTCCCTGTACCGGGACCTCAGCGCAGGACTGCCGTCGGAAGCTGAGCACATCCTTGGCGACCTCGCCCGCAGGGCCCGCGACCTCAACGTTCCCACGCCGCTGCTGGACCTCACCCTCATCCAGATCAGGGCCAGCCCGCAGCCCTGA
- a CDS encoding MFS transporter, with translation MTERNGQQRRLKVSDVNVVNHRTLRKALGGTIVGNTMEWYDVGVFGYLITTMGPVFLPEADKAVQNLFLLGTFAATFIARPLGGIFFGWLGDKIGRQKVLAMTLMLMAAATFAVGLLPGYEVLGLWAAVLLVATKLVQGFSTGGEYSGATTFVCEHAPDRRRGFYVSFLDMGSYLGFAAGGAVVSVLQLTLGQEQMGEWGWRIPFLVAGPLGIVAVYFRMKIEESSAFKATLEAEAVAAKRPGAEEVRPVGPVGIVKAHWRPLVLAMILAAAANTVAYALTSYMPTYLTSNKGYDEVQGTLLTLPVLVAMALCIPFTGLLSDRIGRRRVLWIGAFSTVVFAVPAFLAIAAGSLPMTLLGLALIAFPVAFSVPNLASALPALFPTEHRYSAMGIAYNLAVAIFGGTAPFIIAALIELTGDDMAIAYYLMAVAVVAAVAIRFLPESAGRHLPGSMPSVDSEEAARQLVETQDTNPLLDVDSLPFESSFAIARESHKGRPGKPTVM, from the coding sequence ATGACAGAACGCAACGGGCAGCAGCGGCGGCTGAAGGTATCCGACGTCAACGTGGTGAACCACCGGACGCTGCGGAAGGCGCTGGGCGGCACCATCGTCGGAAACACGATGGAGTGGTACGACGTCGGGGTGTTCGGCTACCTCATCACCACCATGGGGCCGGTGTTCCTGCCCGAAGCGGACAAAGCAGTGCAGAACCTGTTCCTGCTGGGGACGTTCGCCGCCACGTTCATCGCCCGGCCCCTGGGCGGGATCTTCTTCGGCTGGCTCGGGGACAAGATCGGCCGCCAGAAGGTCCTGGCCATGACGCTGATGCTCATGGCCGCCGCAACGTTCGCCGTCGGCCTGCTGCCGGGGTACGAGGTGCTGGGCCTGTGGGCGGCGGTGCTGCTGGTGGCCACCAAGCTGGTGCAGGGCTTTTCCACCGGCGGCGAGTACTCGGGAGCCACCACCTTTGTGTGCGAGCACGCGCCGGACCGGCGCCGGGGCTTCTACGTCAGCTTCCTGGACATGGGCAGCTACCTTGGTTTTGCGGCGGGCGGGGCGGTGGTGTCCGTCCTTCAGCTGACCCTGGGCCAGGAGCAGATGGGGGAGTGGGGCTGGCGGATCCCGTTCCTGGTGGCCGGTCCGCTGGGCATCGTCGCCGTCTACTTCCGGATGAAGATCGAGGAGTCGTCCGCCTTCAAGGCCACGCTGGAAGCTGAAGCCGTGGCGGCGAAGCGTCCTGGCGCCGAAGAGGTTCGCCCCGTGGGCCCGGTGGGCATTGTGAAGGCCCACTGGCGGCCTCTCGTGCTGGCCATGATCCTGGCGGCGGCTGCCAATACGGTGGCCTATGCCCTGACGTCCTACATGCCCACGTATTTGACCAGCAACAAGGGCTACGACGAGGTCCAGGGGACGCTGCTGACCCTCCCGGTCCTGGTGGCCATGGCGCTGTGCATCCCGTTCACCGGGCTTCTCTCGGACCGGATCGGCCGCCGCCGCGTGCTGTGGATCGGGGCCTTCAGTACGGTGGTGTTCGCGGTTCCCGCGTTCCTGGCGATAGCGGCGGGCAGCCTTCCGATGACATTGCTCGGCCTGGCCCTGATTGCCTTCCCGGTGGCGTTTTCGGTACCGAACCTCGCCTCGGCGCTGCCGGCGCTGTTTCCCACCGAGCACCGCTATTCAGCCATGGGCATCGCCTACAACCTGGCAGTTGCCATCTTCGGTGGAACGGCCCCGTTCATCATCGCGGCCCTCATTGAGCTGACCGGCGACGATATGGCGATTGCGTACTACCTCATGGCGGTGGCCGTGGTGGCCGCCGTGGCCATCCGTTTCCTGCCAGAATCAGCCGGGCGGCACCTGCCCGGGTCGATGCCCAGTGTGGACTCCGAGGAAGCCGCCCGGCAACTGGTGGAGACGCAGGACACCAACCCGCTGCTGGACGTGGACTCACTGCCGTTCGAGAGCAGCTTTGCGATCGCGCGGGAGTCGCACAAGGGGCGGCCCGGGAAGCCGACAGTGATGTGA
- a CDS encoding response regulator transcription factor — MDGTRSGAPVSAGEAERRLRVVLIDDEALIRAGLALLLESEPDIEVVGEAGDGRAGVEVVAGLQPDVVVMDIRMPVMDGVAATRVLTSEEFNAGRTEAIPVLILTTFNEDEAVHAALRAGASGFILKNSAPRILASAIRALAEGAGWLDPNITRKLLEEFSNRPEPYLPGHAELDQLTRREREVLAAIATGMNNSQIAGKLFLSEATVKTHVHRILMKLGVADRAQAVAAAYRSGLVKPDGRG, encoded by the coding sequence ATGGATGGCACACGAAGCGGTGCGCCCGTGTCGGCCGGTGAAGCCGAGCGCCGCCTTCGTGTGGTCCTGATTGACGACGAAGCCCTGATCAGGGCCGGCCTCGCCCTGCTGCTGGAGTCGGAGCCAGACATCGAGGTGGTTGGGGAGGCTGGCGACGGCCGCGCCGGCGTCGAAGTGGTGGCAGGGCTGCAGCCCGACGTTGTGGTGATGGATATTCGGATGCCTGTGATGGACGGCGTCGCGGCCACCCGGGTCCTCACCTCCGAAGAGTTCAATGCCGGCCGCACGGAAGCAATACCCGTGCTCATCCTGACCACCTTCAACGAGGATGAAGCCGTCCACGCCGCCCTCCGTGCAGGCGCCTCCGGCTTCATCCTTAAGAACTCTGCGCCACGCATCCTGGCCTCCGCCATCCGTGCTCTTGCCGAGGGAGCAGGCTGGCTTGACCCCAATATCACCCGCAAGCTCCTTGAGGAATTCTCGAACAGGCCGGAACCGTACCTTCCCGGCCACGCCGAGCTGGATCAGCTGACACGGCGCGAACGGGAAGTGCTCGCCGCGATAGCCACAGGAATGAACAACAGCCAGATCGCAGGCAAGCTGTTCCTGAGCGAGGCGACCGTGAAAACGCATGTGCACCGCATCCTCATGAAACTCGGCGTCGCAGATCGTGCGCAGGCTGTGGCGGCGGCGTACCGGTCGGGCCTGGTCAAGCCGGACGGCCGCGGCTGA
- a CDS encoding sensor histidine kinase, translating to MFFVTPNYFDFSQIYRVPYMPITTVLVALAAVASDRSLRQSLTALFTAIAFPVLITSRGRPVEEDLWFIGTGAVWLGGAWAFGRFVARNRQRISALQEEQRKAELAVAQERAHIAAELHDIVSHAVTVMMLHAAGGRRVIDSDPQRAAQALEVIESVGTEATQELGRLLRLLKPPGKNSDEEQQTPLPTLGDIHSLIEPVRSGGVQVDVRASGEAGRLDPSVGHAAYRVVQESLTNISKHAGSGTTALIDVRWEPRTLTLNISDDGGGTPGGHPEGASGYGLLGLKERVEVAGGSIEWGPRDRGFFLSAHLPSSP from the coding sequence GTGTTCTTCGTGACTCCCAACTACTTCGACTTCTCGCAGATTTACCGTGTCCCTTACATGCCAATAACCACTGTCCTGGTGGCGCTGGCCGCAGTGGCATCCGATCGTTCGTTGCGGCAGTCCCTCACGGCCCTCTTTACCGCAATCGCCTTTCCTGTTCTGATCACTTCACGCGGCAGGCCAGTCGAAGAGGATCTGTGGTTCATCGGCACCGGGGCCGTGTGGCTGGGAGGAGCTTGGGCTTTTGGCCGCTTTGTGGCCCGGAACCGGCAACGGATCAGCGCCCTTCAAGAAGAGCAGCGCAAGGCTGAACTGGCCGTAGCGCAGGAGCGCGCCCACATCGCCGCGGAACTGCATGACATCGTCTCCCATGCCGTCACCGTGATGATGCTGCACGCGGCCGGCGGGCGCAGGGTCATCGATTCCGATCCCCAACGCGCCGCCCAGGCCCTGGAGGTGATCGAGTCCGTCGGCACGGAGGCGACGCAGGAACTCGGCCGCCTCCTGAGGCTGCTGAAGCCACCCGGTAAGAACTCAGACGAAGAACAGCAGACCCCGCTCCCCACCCTGGGCGATATCCATTCGCTGATCGAGCCTGTCCGTTCAGGAGGAGTGCAGGTGGACGTGCGGGCATCCGGGGAAGCTGGCAGGCTTGACCCAAGCGTTGGCCATGCTGCGTACCGTGTTGTGCAGGAGTCGCTGACGAACATCTCCAAGCACGCCGGATCAGGAACCACTGCACTCATCGATGTTCGATGGGAGCCGCGGACGCTGACCCTCAACATCTCCGATGACGGTGGAGGCACGCCCGGAGGCCATCCGGAGGGTGCATCAGGCTATGGGCTCCTGGGGCTCAAAGAGCGGGTGGAAGTGGCCGGGGGAAGCATCGAATGGGGGCCGCGAGATCGAGGCTTCTTCCTGAGTGCCCATCTTCCCTCGTCACCTTAG
- a CDS encoding lipid kinase: MKAARDARSAAVVINAGSRRGAAHELAVDTMRKAGVPISSVHPVHSVSDLAGTLDRVLADGHDLVVVGGGDGTVSYAAGRVAGTNTVLGVLPLGTANDFARTLEIPSNLSEACAALADGKVVDIDLGRANGEPFLNVASVGLSVAVTEALSPRLKRYIGPLAYSIATLTAYARHKSFRARLEFPEGDHEPMELEDLLQVAVGNGRHYGGGNTVSPTAGIDDHTLDIYAIVAGPLREHVSIARLLKDGSFIKHDRVHHLTSRAVRLVTDPPLPVNLDGEIAATTPTDFTIQRNAVHVVVPQGSNSALFDGPGAENWPPL, from the coding sequence ATGAAGGCTGCCCGGGACGCACGCTCTGCCGCCGTGGTGATCAACGCCGGATCACGCCGGGGGGCGGCACACGAACTCGCCGTGGACACCATGCGCAAGGCAGGCGTGCCCATCTCCTCCGTCCATCCTGTGCACTCCGTGTCGGACCTGGCCGGGACGCTTGACCGGGTGCTTGCCGACGGGCACGACCTGGTGGTTGTCGGCGGCGGCGACGGGACTGTGTCCTACGCCGCCGGCCGGGTTGCCGGCACCAACACTGTGCTGGGTGTTCTTCCGCTGGGCACCGCCAACGACTTCGCCCGCACGCTGGAGATACCAAGCAATCTTTCCGAGGCCTGCGCTGCCCTTGCCGACGGGAAGGTGGTGGACATCGACCTCGGCCGGGCCAACGGTGAGCCCTTCCTCAACGTCGCCTCCGTGGGCCTGTCGGTGGCTGTGACGGAAGCCCTCAGCCCACGCCTGAAGCGGTACATCGGGCCATTGGCGTACAGCATCGCCACCCTAACGGCTTATGCCCGGCACAAGTCGTTCCGGGCCCGCCTCGAATTCCCCGAGGGCGACCATGAGCCGATGGAGCTCGAGGACCTGCTTCAGGTGGCCGTCGGCAACGGCAGGCATTACGGCGGCGGCAACACGGTCTCCCCCACGGCCGGGATCGACGACCACACCCTGGACATCTACGCCATCGTGGCCGGGCCGCTCCGGGAGCACGTGAGCATCGCCCGGCTGCTCAAGGACGGAAGCTTCATCAAACACGACCGCGTGCACCACCTGACCAGCCGGGCGGTCCGGCTGGTCACCGACCCGCCGCTGCCCGTGAACCTCGACGGCGAGATTGCGGCCACCACGCCCACCGACTTCACCATCCAGCGCAACGCCGTCCACGTCGTGGTGCCCCAGGGCAGCAACAGCGCGCTGTTCGACGGACCGGGCGCGGAGAACTGGCCGCCTCTGTGA
- a CDS encoding GYD domain-containing protein, with the protein MPKYLFEGTYVGPGVKGLMQEGGSKRRDALAEALNSVGGSLESFYYAFGYYDVLGVFEAPDDASAAALSLLINSTGNVNVRLKPLLTVEDLDEAAKKTPSYRAPGQ; encoded by the coding sequence ATGCCGAAGTATCTGTTTGAAGGAACGTATGTGGGCCCGGGCGTCAAGGGGCTGATGCAGGAGGGCGGCAGCAAGCGGCGTGACGCGCTGGCGGAGGCCCTCAACTCGGTGGGAGGTTCCTTGGAGAGCTTCTACTACGCCTTTGGCTACTACGACGTCCTTGGTGTTTTTGAGGCGCCGGACGATGCGAGTGCTGCAGCGCTGTCGCTGCTGATCAACTCGACGGGAAACGTCAACGTCCGCCTGAAGCCGCTCCTGACCGTGGAAGACCTCGACGAAGCCGCCAAGAAGACGCCGTCCTACCGGGCCCCGGGACAGTAG
- a CDS encoding serine hydrolase encodes MARLDGFIQDSMASTGLPGMAVAVVYRDEVVFSKGFGVREVGKPGKITPDTVFQVASVSKPLASTVVAGVVGQEVIKWTDPVIEYNSNFALNDEYVTRNATFADLLSHRTGLRTGSGDLLEDLGFDRDYILSHLNQQPLDTFRSSYNYSNFGFTEGGQAAADAMNLAWEDLADGILFRMLGMSASSYRLADYEKAADKAVLHVPVGNKEWAAKYHRDPDSEAPAGGASSSVRDLAQWLRLQLGNGEYEGKPVIDPAALQTTHVPHIVSRVASAPAARSGFYGLGWNVSYDDQGRVSLGHSGAFNLGAATAVSMLPGEQLAIVTLTNGRPQGIPEAINADFMDTAQHGSPTVDWLSFFAGLFKQQDEADKPEVDYTKLPPKPAFAKPNSAYTGTYDNPYYGPLVVFEQDGQLAMRMGPADKLTTFPLTHFDGDTFSFETIGENGNGLAGAIFAAPGNGSSPSVTLDFYDRTGLGTFTRDS; translated from the coding sequence TTGGCCAGGCTGGACGGATTCATCCAGGACTCCATGGCCAGTACCGGCCTGCCGGGGATGGCCGTTGCCGTGGTGTACCGGGACGAGGTGGTGTTTTCCAAGGGTTTTGGCGTCCGGGAAGTCGGAAAGCCCGGAAAGATCACTCCGGACACGGTGTTCCAGGTGGCTTCGGTGTCCAAGCCCCTGGCGTCCACCGTGGTGGCAGGGGTGGTGGGACAAGAAGTCATCAAATGGACCGACCCCGTCATCGAATACAACAGCAACTTCGCGCTCAACGATGAGTACGTCACCCGGAACGCGACCTTCGCTGACCTGTTGTCCCACCGCACTGGGCTTCGAACCGGTTCGGGTGACCTGCTGGAGGACCTCGGCTTCGACCGTGACTACATCCTGTCCCACCTGAACCAGCAACCGCTTGATACCTTCCGGTCCAGCTACAACTACAGCAATTTCGGCTTCACCGAGGGCGGGCAGGCAGCAGCGGATGCCATGAACTTGGCCTGGGAGGACCTGGCGGACGGGATCCTGTTCCGCATGCTGGGCATGTCTGCGTCCAGTTACCGCCTCGCCGACTATGAAAAGGCCGCAGACAAGGCCGTGCTGCATGTGCCGGTGGGGAACAAGGAGTGGGCGGCGAAATACCACCGCGACCCCGACTCCGAAGCCCCGGCGGGTGGTGCCAGCTCGTCCGTCCGGGATCTGGCCCAGTGGCTCCGGCTGCAGCTGGGCAACGGCGAATATGAGGGGAAGCCGGTCATTGATCCCGCTGCCCTGCAAACAACCCACGTCCCCCATATCGTTTCCCGGGTAGCGTCCGCCCCCGCAGCCCGGTCAGGTTTTTACGGGCTGGGCTGGAATGTCTCCTACGACGACCAGGGCCGTGTCTCGCTGGGACATTCGGGCGCGTTCAACCTCGGCGCCGCAACTGCCGTTTCCATGCTTCCCGGTGAACAACTGGCCATTGTGACCCTGACCAACGGCCGCCCGCAGGGGATTCCGGAAGCCATCAACGCGGACTTTATGGACACGGCCCAGCATGGCTCACCCACCGTGGACTGGCTGTCTTTCTTCGCCGGACTCTTCAAGCAGCAGGACGAGGCCGACAAACCCGAGGTCGATTACACCAAACTTCCGCCCAAGCCGGCCTTTGCCAAACCGAACAGTGCCTACACGGGCACCTATGACAACCCCTACTACGGCCCGCTCGTGGTCTTCGAGCAGGACGGGCAGCTGGCCATGCGGATGGGCCCTGCCGACAAACTCACCACGTTCCCCCTCACCCACTTCGACGGCGATACCTTCAGCTTCGAGACCATCGGCGAGAACGGCAACGGCCTGGCCGGTGCGATCTTTGCTGCACCAGGCAACGGCTCCTCGCCCAGCGTCACCCTGGACTTCTACGACAGAACCGGGCTGGGAACCTTCACCCGGGATTCTTAG
- a CDS encoding DUF2306 domain-containing protein translates to MATATIPRIRPNPRFGWLVPAALILLSLVPIIAGAVRITDLTGGQIRPDNARFFDAPIPVLIHIPAVTLYLVLGAFQFVPPLRRGKRGRPSWHKVAGRILAPTGLLAALSGLWMAVFYDLPPLDGTLLLVLRLVFGSAMVAFIALGFIEVRRRNYVRHSEWMSRAYAIGIAQGTIVVVTIPWIVLVGPVTELSRALLIGASWVLSLVVAEYFIYRRAHASGRNPRAIKPA, encoded by the coding sequence ATGGCAACTGCAACCATTCCCCGTATCCGTCCCAACCCCAGGTTCGGGTGGCTCGTGCCCGCCGCCCTGATTCTCCTCAGCCTCGTGCCCATCATCGCCGGGGCCGTCCGTATCACCGATCTGACGGGTGGCCAGATCAGGCCGGACAACGCCCGGTTCTTCGATGCGCCCATCCCCGTGCTGATCCACATCCCCGCCGTCACCCTGTACCTGGTTCTGGGCGCGTTCCAGTTCGTTCCCCCGCTGCGCCGGGGCAAGCGCGGCAGGCCGAGCTGGCACAAAGTCGCCGGCCGCATCCTTGCCCCCACAGGTTTGCTCGCTGCCCTGTCCGGTTTGTGGATGGCGGTATTCTACGACCTCCCGCCCCTGGACGGGACCCTGCTGCTTGTCCTTCGGTTGGTGTTCGGGTCCGCGATGGTGGCGTTTATTGCCCTGGGATTCATTGAGGTGCGCCGCAGGAACTACGTCCGGCACAGCGAGTGGATGTCCCGGGCGTACGCCATCGGCATCGCCCAGGGAACCATCGTTGTGGTGACCATTCCCTGGATCGTCCTGGTGGGGCCGGTGACCGAGCTGAGCCGGGCGCTGCTGATCGGCGCCTCCTGGGTGCTCAGCCTGGTTGTGGCCGAATACTTCATCTACCGGCGCGCGCACGCATCCGGACGGAACCCCCGCGCTATCAAGCCGGCCTAG